A genomic segment from Clostridium pasteurianum BC1 encodes:
- a CDS encoding GNAT family N-acetyltransferase, whose protein sequence is MEKELNKNITIRQASIDDLHLVVKVEEICFPQTEAATRESLEQRINTFSTSFFVAEIDGKIIGFINGCVTNKTTIYDELYKDSSLHILDGNYQTIFGLDVIPEYRNQGIAAKLMYYMIKASKKAERKGVILACKEKLIHYYEKFGYVNKGISKSVHGGAEWYDMILEF, encoded by the coding sequence ATTGAGAAGGAATTAAATAAAAATATTACGATTAGACAAGCATCAATAGATGATTTGCATCTAGTAGTAAAAGTGGAAGAAATATGTTTTCCTCAGACAGAAGCGGCTACGAGAGAATCATTAGAACAACGTATTAATACATTTTCAACAAGCTTTTTTGTAGCAGAAATAGATGGTAAAATTATTGGATTTATTAATGGGTGTGTTACAAATAAAACTACTATTTATGATGAACTATACAAAGATTCCTCACTACATATTCTAGATGGAAATTATCAAACTATTTTCGGACTTGATGTGATACCAGAGTATCGAAATCAGGGAATTGCAGCAAAACTCATGTATTATATGATAAAAGCATCAAAAAAAGCAGAGCGTAAAGGTGTTATTCTAGCTTGTAAAGAGAAACTTATTCATTATTATGAAAAGTTCGGATATGTAAATAAAGGTATATCTAAATCAGTACACGGTGGTGCTGAATGGTATGATATGATTTTAGAGTTTTAG
- a CDS encoding diaminopimelate decarboxylase family protein: MSQLDWKFDFNNLVKEFGNPFYLYDELKIEQIVNKFKMITYKSTSIHFATMSNNTPKILQILKKLGVKLFVNSPKHLIIGLDAGFSTEEIVFTSTNLSENDMKYAIASNVKLNVDSLGQLDMYGRLNPGGSVGLRINLDKLSHFPESHVGVYIGPKSRIGIFESELDKAFSIAQKYNLKLRGVHVYLGTNIQEHQIFLEGAEEVFRIAKRFPDLRYIDLGGGFPVKVRPEETEFNFKAFGEAISKRMEKFCDEFGREIELIFEPGRYMLSDAAVFVTTVTDIKNRADRTYIGVDSSIDIFPRPLYYDVYTEAYHPVFVSGKNEVLTDKYIDICGSTTYSRDYLARDRYLPKIEIGDILVFEKAGAYCCSAFSEFLGRPHPLELLINSENNVKIVRKSEDIISPDKIASIYDIKY, from the coding sequence ATGTCTCAATTAGATTGGAAATTTGATTTTAATAATTTAGTTAAAGAATTTGGAAATCCATTTTATTTATATGACGAGTTAAAAATCGAACAAATAGTTAATAAATTTAAAATGATTACTTATAAGTCTACAAGTATTCATTTTGCAACTATGAGTAACAATACTCCTAAAATTTTGCAAATTCTAAAAAAATTAGGTGTGAAACTATTTGTAAATTCACCTAAACATTTAATTATAGGTTTAGATGCAGGATTTTCAACAGAAGAAATTGTTTTTACAAGTACTAATTTAAGTGAGAATGATATGAAATATGCCATTGCGTCTAATGTGAAATTAAACGTAGATTCTTTAGGTCAACTCGATATGTATGGAAGATTAAATCCAGGGGGTTCAGTAGGATTACGTATTAATTTAGATAAACTATCACATTTTCCAGAAAGCCATGTAGGTGTTTATATTGGGCCTAAAAGTCGTATAGGAATTTTTGAATCAGAATTGGACAAAGCCTTTTCTATTGCTCAAAAATATAATTTAAAATTAAGAGGAGTTCATGTATATTTAGGAACTAACATACAAGAACATCAGATTTTTTTAGAGGGAGCAGAAGAGGTATTTCGTATTGCAAAGAGATTTCCAGATCTCCGTTATATTGATTTGGGAGGTGGCTTTCCAGTTAAAGTTCGTCCTGAAGAAACAGAATTTAATTTCAAAGCATTTGGAGAAGCTATTTCAAAACGTATGGAAAAATTTTGTGATGAATTTGGGCGTGAAATAGAACTTATATTTGAACCAGGAAGATATATGTTAAGTGACGCAGCTGTATTTGTTACAACTGTAACAGATATAAAGAATAGAGCTGATAGAACATATATAGGAGTTGATTCATCCATTGATATTTTCCCAAGACCATTATATTATGATGTTTATACAGAAGCCTATCATCCCGTTTTTGTATCAGGTAAAAATGAAGTTTTAACTGATAAATATATTGATATTTGTGGTAGTACAACTTATTCGCGTGATTATCTAGCTCGTGATCGTTATTTACCTAAAATTGAAATAGGTGATATTCTTGTATTTGAAAAAGCTGGTGCATATTGTTGTTCTGCTTTTTCAGAATTCTTAGGAAGACCACATCCTTTAGAACTATTAATTAATTCAGAAAACAATGTTAAAATAGTTCGTAAATCAGAAGATATTATATCACCAGATAAGATAGCTTCTATATATGATATTAAGTATTAA
- a CDS encoding PLP-dependent cysteine synthase family protein, with the protein MIVSSILDVIGNTPIVKLSHLSPLGKADVYAKAEFLNPMGSVKDRPALAMVNAAEKDNKLHHGMTIVEATSGNTGVGLTMVSVIKNYKVIIIMEEIDIVESICKIVKTLGAEVIRTNSFESAVKLAETFQQENPEKYYVPHQFKNIANPQIHTETTAQEIIKDVGPRIKAFVSTFGSGGTFTGIGRALKKYNPNIELVLIEPDTVPIFSGGRITCSEIHGVGPTFVSDIFDRSLIDTIVQVSAQQAREASLNMARTEGILCGPSAGASVYVAAKVAERYSSNDIVVTILPDRGERYFGENVF; encoded by the coding sequence ATGATAGTTTCATCAATCCTAGACGTGATAGGAAATACACCTATTGTAAAATTAAGTCATCTGAGTCCACTTGGCAAGGCTGATGTATATGCTAAAGCTGAATTTTTAAATCCAATGGGTAGTGTAAAAGACAGACCTGCATTAGCAATGGTTAATGCGGCTGAAAAAGATAATAAGCTACATCATGGAATGACTATAGTAGAAGCCACTAGTGGAAATACTGGAGTAGGACTTACAATGGTTAGCGTAATTAAGAATTATAAAGTAATAATTATTATGGAGGAAATTGATATTGTAGAATCAATTTGTAAAATTGTAAAGACATTAGGTGCAGAAGTTATACGAACGAATAGCTTTGAATCAGCTGTAAAATTAGCTGAAACGTTTCAGCAAGAAAATCCTGAAAAATATTATGTACCACATCAATTTAAAAATATTGCAAATCCTCAAATTCATACTGAAACTACCGCTCAAGAAATTATAAAAGATGTAGGACCACGAATAAAAGCATTTGTTTCCACATTTGGATCAGGAGGAACTTTTACTGGTATTGGTAGAGCATTAAAAAAATATAATCCAAACATAGAGTTAGTTTTAATTGAACCAGATACTGTACCTATTTTTTCTGGAGGTAGAATTACATGTTCAGAAATTCATGGAGTGGGTCCAACTTTTGTATCTGACATTTTTGATAGATCACTAATTGATACAATTGTCCAAGTAAGTGCACAACAAGCAAGAGAAGCGTCTCTTAATATGGCACGAACTGAAGGTATATTATGTGGACCTTCTGCTGGAGCTTCAGTATATGTTGCAGCTAAAGTAGCTGAACGTTATAGTTCAAATGATATTGTTGTTACAATTTTACCCGATCGAGGTGAACGTTATTTTGGAGAAAATGTATTCTAG
- a CDS encoding YggS family pyridoxal phosphate-dependent enzyme gives MYSRTKYNICKTQGELKNRLINIEKEISDICNQCGRKRNEITVLSVSKYVPNEIVDIAYRLGVRNFGENRIEKFENRKKLSFFNNCSWDMIGHIQSRKVNKIVGQFSLIHSIDTIKVARLVNKFACEKQICQPVLLQVNTSNEESKQGFISNFGVLERDNIFACMDELAELPGLDIQGFMTMAPNTNDKNLIQSVFHDTKVIRDKLQNLYPQLNLKHLSMGMSNDFKLALLEGATIVRIGSRLFIK, from the coding sequence ATGTATTCTAGAACTAAATATAATATATGTAAAACACAAGGTGAATTAAAAAATCGTTTAATAAATATAGAAAAAGAAATTTCAGATATTTGTAACCAATGTGGAAGAAAGAGAAATGAAATTACAGTTTTATCGGTTTCTAAGTATGTGCCAAATGAAATTGTGGATATAGCATATAGACTTGGTGTTAGAAATTTTGGAGAAAATCGTATTGAAAAATTTGAAAATAGAAAAAAATTATCTTTTTTTAATAATTGTTCATGGGATATGATTGGTCATATTCAATCACGGAAAGTTAATAAAATAGTAGGACAATTTTCATTGATTCATTCTATAGATACAATTAAAGTGGCACGTTTAGTAAATAAATTTGCATGTGAAAAACAAATTTGCCAACCAGTGCTTTTGCAAGTTAATACGTCTAATGAGGAAAGTAAACAAGGATTTATATCTAATTTTGGAGTGTTAGAACGTGATAACATTTTCGCATGTATGGATGAATTGGCTGAACTTCCAGGATTAGACATACAAGGGTTTATGACTATGGCACCAAACACTAATGATAAAAACTTAATTCAATCAGTGTTTCATGACACTAAAGTAATTCGTGATAAATTACAAAATTTATATCCACAGTTAAATTTAAAGCATCTTTCTATGGGAATGAGTAATGACTTTAAATTAGCATTATTAGAAGGTGCTACTATTGTAAGAATTGGTTCTAGACTCTTTATTAAATAA
- a CDS encoding SAM-dependent methyltransferase, with protein sequence MFSKLDDKIRMLYDDKMGISTKVHDRIFSLIFKNDEYIGQYSDNSATDLLRMAKKAEINKNSHILDIGSGPGGPSCFLASTIGCKVTGIDISSNYVAYSNSRAKSMSLNNVEFIEASIWEANLPSNTYDSIIGTGAWCHLDPKYLFPLVYKWLKPGGTIAFMERVKIKELTDDEIYKLCTEWACTEIKSITDYFNLLYSSGFSDIYFENLSIEYKNILQRCIESRLKIKNELINISGKEFFENDFKLAEYEKKAAFAGKLGYAMFVGKKI encoded by the coding sequence ATGTTTTCTAAGTTAGATGATAAGATTCGTATGCTCTATGATGATAAAATGGGAATTAGTACGAAAGTTCATGATCGTATTTTTTCGTTAATATTTAAAAATGATGAATATATCGGTCAATATAGTGATAATAGTGCTACAGATTTATTAAGAATGGCTAAAAAAGCGGAAATTAATAAAAATAGTCACATTTTAGATATAGGTTCAGGTCCAGGTGGCCCATCATGTTTCTTGGCATCTACTATTGGATGTAAAGTCACTGGAATAGATATATCTTCTAATTATGTAGCATACTCGAATTCTAGAGCAAAGAGTATGTCATTAAATAATGTTGAATTTATAGAAGCTTCAATTTGGGAAGCTAACTTACCAAGTAATACTTATGATTCAATAATTGGTACCGGTGCATGGTGTCATTTAGATCCTAAATATCTATTTCCACTTGTTTATAAATGGTTAAAACCAGGAGGCACTATTGCATTTATGGAAAGAGTAAAAATAAAAGAACTTACTGACGATGAAATATACAAACTTTGTACTGAATGGGCTTGTACTGAAATAAAATCAATAACTGACTATTTTAATTTATTATATTCAAGTGGATTCTCTGATATATATTTTGAAAATTTATCTATAGAATATAAAAATATTTTACAACGTTGTATAGAATCTAGATTAAAAATAAAAAATGAACTTATTAATATTTCAGGGAAAGAATTCTTTGAAAATGATTTTAAATTAGCAGAATATGAAAAAAAAGCAGCATTTGCAGGAAAACTTGGTTATGCAATGTTTGTAGGTAAAAAAATATAA
- a CDS encoding spermidine synthase, protein MLNYNKKIEEEIVYGEYHTHTIKRHLYSGYTKYHYAEVVEFESSGLALLLDKRIQSCQIDEFVYNEAAVHPALLMHPHPNRVLCLAGGMGGIVREVLKHENVKEVVVMDEDPIVSEIIEKFLPHMKSSVRTNQKLNIYFGNCLEFLSSCEPFDVIIFDSTDPTEDSPYASLFTQESYHRIYDALNADGILSIQLGSVHPATINKFLEKKINIAEKFPFVNPYHVEVHSLGTSWGFALASKREYELNINILENVRYNKLKSSLHFFDDISYKRMWLWPKHLSLNINKI, encoded by the coding sequence ATGCTTAATTATAATAAGAAAATAGAAGAAGAAATCGTATATGGTGAATATCATACACACACTATAAAACGCCATTTATATTCTGGATACACAAAATATCATTATGCTGAAGTAGTTGAATTTGAGTCAAGTGGGTTAGCACTTTTACTTGATAAACGTATTCAATCATGTCAAATAGATGAATTTGTTTATAATGAAGCAGCAGTTCATCCTGCTTTGTTAATGCATCCTCACCCTAATAGAGTATTATGCTTAGCAGGAGGAATGGGAGGAATAGTTAGAGAAGTATTAAAACATGAAAATGTAAAAGAAGTAGTTGTTATGGATGAGGATCCTATAGTAAGTGAAATAATAGAAAAATTTTTACCACATATGAAATCATCAGTTAGAACTAATCAAAAATTAAATATTTATTTTGGTAATTGTTTAGAATTTTTAAGTTCCTGTGAACCTTTTGATGTTATTATATTTGATTCGACTGATCCAACTGAAGATTCACCATATGCTTCACTTTTTACACAAGAATCATATCATAGAATCTATGATGCATTAAATGCTGATGGAATTTTATCAATTCAATTAGGTTCAGTTCATCCAGCTACGATAAATAAGTTTTTAGAAAAAAAAATTAATATTGCTGAGAAATTTCCTTTTGTTAATCCTTATCATGTAGAGGTTCATAGTCTTGGAACTTCTTGGGGATTTGCATTAGCATCTAAACGTGAATACGAATTGAACATAAATATACTTGAAAATGTAAGATACAATAAATTAAAAAGTTCATTACATTTCTTTGATGATATTTCTTATAAAAGAATGTGGTTATGGCCTAAACACCTATCTTTAAATATAAATAAAATATAA